The following coding sequences are from one Kallotenue papyrolyticum window:
- a CDS encoding Gfo/Idh/MocA family oxidoreductase — MSKTPVGVIGTGIMGERHCRVYAGMADVELVGVHDLERDRALPIARRYGTRFFSLLDDLLAQVEAVSIATPTPSHAAIAVAALERGVHVLIEKPIAATPAEAETIMVAAEQSGCLVQVGHIERFNPAYIELTHILADMRPLAITMRRLSPYQSSATDVDVVCDLMIHDLDLALHLGGAWPDEIYAVGRTLHDQGLDHVVAMLSFRDGPMVTLLASRITEQKIRDISVVATNAYIEADLLSKSIAIHHRTIPQYLQGPTSVKYRQESLIERIVVPANEPLLMELKHFVAAVAQRSAPLVGTQQGLAALRLAHTIKQLAENTPSPTMLPIDAPVGIRRSRVQEVV, encoded by the coding sequence ATGTCCAAAACACCTGTCGGGGTGATCGGCACGGGCATCATGGGCGAACGTCACTGCCGCGTGTATGCCGGCATGGCGGATGTCGAGCTGGTTGGCGTTCACGACCTGGAGCGCGACCGCGCGCTCCCGATTGCCCGCCGCTATGGCACGCGCTTTTTCAGCCTGCTCGATGATCTGTTGGCGCAGGTCGAAGCGGTGAGCATCGCCACGCCCACACCCTCACACGCTGCGATCGCCGTCGCCGCGCTCGAACGAGGCGTGCATGTGCTGATCGAGAAACCCATCGCCGCCACGCCAGCCGAAGCCGAAACCATCATGGTCGCCGCCGAACAGAGCGGCTGTCTGGTCCAGGTCGGCCACATCGAGCGCTTCAATCCCGCCTATATCGAACTGACCCATATCCTGGCCGATATGCGACCGCTGGCGATCACCATGCGCCGGCTCAGCCCCTACCAGTCGAGCGCGACGGATGTGGATGTGGTCTGCGATCTCATGATCCACGATCTGGACCTGGCACTGCATCTCGGCGGCGCATGGCCCGACGAGATCTATGCCGTCGGCCGCACCCTCCACGACCAAGGGCTCGATCACGTCGTTGCCATGCTCTCGTTCCGCGATGGTCCCATGGTGACGCTACTGGCCTCGCGCATCACCGAGCAGAAGATCCGCGATATCAGCGTTGTCGCCACCAACGCCTACATCGAAGCCGATCTGCTGTCCAAATCAATCGCGATTCACCATCGCACCATTCCCCAATACCTCCAAGGACCAACCAGCGTCAAATACCGCCAGGAAAGCCTGATCGAGCGTATTGTTGTGCCCGCCAACGAACCCTTGTTGATGGAATTGAAGCATTTTGTGGCTGCGGTCGCCCAGCGGAGCGCGCCATTGGTCGGCACGCAGCAGGGCCTCGCCGCGCTGCGCCTGGCGCACACGATCAAGCAACTGGCTGAAAACACGCCATCACCGACCATGCTTCCGATCGACGCACCGGTTGGAATCCGTCGCAGTCGCGTCCAGGAGGTGGTATGA
- a CDS encoding glycosyltransferase family 2 protein, translating into MTPPPNAGFDLSIVIPCYNEGESLGQLESALLPIIAELRRRARVELILVDDGSRDDTPQRLARLAAHDRDTVVVTHAYNRGIGAALRSGIAVARGAWIVTTDADGTYRFDEIPALLAMRAPTVDIVTASPYHPRGGVMNVPAYRLVLSRGASVLYRLIVGGQVHTYTALFRAYRREVLEQVPVRSDGFLAVAQLLAEALLSGYSVAEYATVLHVRRYGQSKARVARITGAHLRYMASLLITRLIAPRPRADRKAL; encoded by the coding sequence ATGACCCCCCCACCGAACGCCGGCTTCGATCTCTCGATCGTGATCCCCTGCTACAACGAGGGTGAAAGCCTTGGGCAGCTTGAATCCGCGCTGCTGCCGATCATCGCCGAACTGCGCCGGCGCGCACGCGTCGAACTGATTCTGGTCGACGATGGCAGCCGCGACGACACGCCCCAGCGCCTGGCCCGACTTGCAGCGCATGATCGCGATACCGTGGTCGTAACCCACGCATACAACCGGGGCATCGGCGCGGCCCTGCGGAGCGGGATTGCTGTGGCGCGGGGCGCGTGGATCGTCACCACCGATGCCGACGGCACCTACCGCTTCGACGAAATCCCGGCGCTGCTGGCCATGCGCGCACCAACGGTCGACATTGTGACGGCCTCGCCCTACCATCCGCGCGGCGGCGTCATGAACGTCCCTGCCTACCGCCTGGTGCTGAGCCGCGGCGCATCCGTCCTCTATCGGCTGATCGTTGGCGGACAGGTGCATACCTATACCGCGTTGTTTCGCGCCTACCGCCGTGAGGTGCTGGAGCAGGTGCCGGTGCGTTCGGATGGCTTTCTGGCGGTGGCCCAACTGCTTGCCGAGGCGCTCCTCAGCGGCTACAGCGTCGCGGAGTATGCGACGGTGCTGCATGTACGGCGCTACGGCCAATCCAAAGCCAGGGTGGCGCGCATCACCGGCGCACACCTGCGCTACATGGCCAGCCTGCTCATCACACGCCTGATCGCACCTCGTCCCCGCGCCGATCGGAAAGCACTATGA
- the wecB gene encoding non-hydrolyzing UDP-N-acetylglucosamine 2-epimerase, whose protein sequence is MTKLLTVLGTRPEIIKLSPLVPLLEARLTHVLVHTGQHYDDALDRIFFEELGLRAPDYRLDVGSGSHATQTAGMLIALEAILNEVQPDAVLVQGDTNSTLAGALAAGKLGIPVIHLEAGCRSFNRRMPEELNRVLVDHCAELLLVADQHALDNLRAEGCEQRAVLVGSTAIDACLRSVRFANRSPILDRLRLSSRGYLLCTIHRAENTTAEVLPGLIAALNELAGAHPLVVPLHPRTAAAMRTYRLAFAPQVRVIPPLGYLDLLQLLRHARAVMTDSGGLQEEAAALNVPLLVLRAETEWTYLVRSGKAILLGNHPETILPLARQLLAGEALEQMRRRVCVLERGAAARAVDTICAWLGSNEVHDAHPPAYTLAAGA, encoded by the coding sequence ATGACGAAGCTGCTCACAGTTTTGGGAACTCGTCCCGAGATCATCAAACTCTCACCGCTCGTGCCCTTGCTGGAGGCTCGCCTCACGCATGTGCTGGTGCATACCGGCCAGCACTACGACGATGCGCTCGACCGCATCTTCTTCGAGGAACTAGGACTACGCGCGCCTGATTACCGCCTGGATGTAGGTTCGGGCAGCCACGCCACCCAAACAGCAGGCATGCTCATCGCGCTTGAGGCGATCCTGAACGAAGTCCAGCCGGATGCGGTGCTGGTGCAGGGCGACACCAACAGCACGCTGGCAGGCGCGCTGGCCGCCGGCAAGCTGGGCATACCGGTCATCCATCTGGAAGCCGGATGCCGTTCGTTCAACCGGCGCATGCCTGAAGAACTCAATCGCGTGCTGGTCGATCACTGCGCCGAGCTGCTGCTGGTCGCCGACCAGCACGCGCTGGACAACCTGCGCGCCGAAGGATGCGAACAGCGTGCCGTGCTGGTCGGTTCGACGGCGATCGATGCCTGTCTGCGCAGTGTACGCTTCGCCAATCGCTCACCGATCCTCGACAGACTGCGCCTATCCTCACGCGGCTACCTGCTTTGCACGATCCATCGCGCCGAAAACACCACAGCGGAGGTGCTCCCCGGCCTGATCGCTGCGCTCAACGAGCTGGCCGGCGCCCATCCGCTGGTGGTGCCGCTCCACCCGCGCACCGCCGCGGCGATGCGCACCTACCGCCTCGCCTTTGCGCCCCAGGTGCGCGTCATTCCGCCGCTCGGCTACCTGGACCTGTTGCAGTTGTTGCGCCACGCGCGCGCAGTCATGACCGATTCAGGAGGCCTGCAGGAAGAAGCGGCAGCCTTGAATGTCCCCCTGCTGGTGCTGCGCGCCGAGACCGAATGGACCTATCTGGTCAGGTCCGGCAAGGCGATCCTGCTGGGCAATCATCCGGAAACGATTCTGCCGCTGGCCAGGCAGCTCCTCGCCGGCGAAGCGCTCGAACAGATGCGGCGCCGCGTCTGTGTGCTCGAGCGCGGCGCCGCCGCGCGTGCCGTCGATACAATCTGTGCCTGGCTGGGCAGCAACGAGGTACACGATGCACATCCGCCTGCTTACACGCTCGCCGCGGGCGCCTGA
- a CDS encoding sugar transferase, which produces MALQSAQLGQSVVPRVRAARLNAWQRLIAALVMIDVLIFIASLTAAYWVRFASDLSIFDAGSARFEFYRWLMLAMILLWLGAFAAGGLYSRRTLFGGVDEYNRVFHACNTVVMLVMAASFIEPDLVVARGWLLMTWGLTVVGAISARFALRRWVYRQRRHGRFLDRTLIVGANPEGLAVAEQLISTPSAGTQILGFVDDFEPRGAEPVAGVPVLGSSATFEHLVRSLCIDQVIIANSALTRERLLGIYGALDTLNDVEVRLASGLFELLTTGVRVREEGCVPLVSLNKTRIVGADWLIKTTFDKATAALALLLLALPLGALALLIKLDSPGPVFYRRRVVGQHNRPFDAFKLRTMYVDGDSRLTVAQRHELAKHGKLVNDPRVTAVGRWLRRYSLDELPQLLNVLRGEMSLIGPRMLTEPELEKFGRWRYNLRTVKPGLTGLWQISGRSDLSYEDRIRLDMFYIRNYSIWLDLRILLQTPLRVLRGDGAY; this is translated from the coding sequence ATGGCACTACAGAGCGCACAACTGGGACAATCCGTCGTTCCGCGCGTCAGGGCAGCGCGACTCAACGCATGGCAGCGCTTGATCGCGGCGCTCGTCATGATCGACGTGTTGATTTTTATCGCCAGCCTGACTGCAGCCTACTGGGTGCGCTTCGCCAGCGATCTGTCGATCTTCGACGCCGGCAGCGCGCGCTTCGAGTTTTATCGCTGGCTGATGCTCGCGATGATTCTGCTCTGGCTGGGCGCATTCGCCGCGGGCGGCCTGTACAGTCGCCGCACACTCTTCGGCGGCGTGGATGAGTATAATCGCGTGTTTCACGCCTGCAATACCGTCGTCATGTTGGTGATGGCCGCGTCGTTCATCGAGCCGGATTTGGTGGTGGCGCGCGGCTGGCTGCTGATGACCTGGGGGCTGACCGTGGTCGGTGCTATCAGCGCGCGCTTCGCGCTGCGGCGTTGGGTCTATCGTCAGCGTCGCCACGGGCGGTTCCTGGATCGCACGCTGATCGTCGGCGCAAACCCCGAAGGGCTGGCCGTCGCTGAACAACTGATCAGCACGCCCAGCGCCGGCACGCAGATCCTCGGCTTTGTGGACGACTTCGAGCCGCGCGGCGCTGAGCCGGTCGCGGGCGTACCTGTCCTTGGATCGTCGGCCACCTTCGAGCACCTTGTCCGCTCGCTGTGCATCGATCAGGTGATCATCGCCAACTCAGCGCTGACGCGCGAGCGTCTGCTCGGCATCTACGGCGCGCTCGATACGCTCAACGACGTCGAGGTGCGGCTCGCATCCGGGCTGTTTGAGCTGCTGACCACGGGTGTGCGCGTGCGCGAGGAAGGCTGCGTGCCGCTCGTGTCGCTCAACAAGACGCGCATCGTCGGCGCTGATTGGCTGATCAAGACCACCTTCGACAAAGCGACCGCCGCGCTGGCGCTGCTGCTCCTGGCGCTGCCCCTGGGCGCGCTGGCGCTGCTGATCAAGCTCGACTCCCCGGGACCGGTGTTCTACCGGCGGCGCGTGGTGGGCCAGCACAATCGACCCTTTGATGCCTTCAAGCTGCGCACGATGTATGTTGATGGCGACTCACGCCTCACGGTTGCGCAGCGCCACGAGCTGGCCAAGCACGGCAAGCTGGTGAACGATCCACGGGTGACCGCCGTCGGACGCTGGCTGCGCCGCTACAGCCTCGACGAACTCCCCCAACTGCTCAACGTACTCCGCGGCGAGATGAGTCTGATCGGCCCGCGTATGCTCACCGAACCGGAGCTGGAGAAGTTCGGGCGCTGGCGTTACAACCTGCGCACAGTCAAGCCCGGCCTCACCGGCTTATGGCAGATCAGTGGCCGTTCCGATCTCTCCTACGAAGATCGCATTCGACTGGACATGTTCTACATCCGCAACTACTCGATCTGGCTCGATCTGCGCATCCTGCTGCAAACGCCTCTGCGCGTGCTGCGCGGCGATGGGGCCTATTGA
- a CDS encoding NAD(P)/FAD-dependent oxidoreductase has translation MTHIDIVGGGILGLSIGYRLARAGRRVRIWERAPTPGGLMGRIPLPELGIACDRYYHAILNSDRELMRLFADLGIGEDEQRLVTTKMGFFHDGRCYGMSTPLEFLSFPPLGLIDRLRLALTIVHCRRIRDWRALEQVPVERWLESLSGRRTTRAIWAPLLRAKFDSSFDDVPATYIWSRLVRMTDTRDRRSKEQMVSLRGGYMTLVERLVAAIAAAGGQVRCSATVEHVAVAGGEVVGLRIDGTEIATDHVILTLPTPLARRLLPPQAAAADHQWAQLESYLGIVCMLLVLRRSLTPYYTLNITDPRIPFTGVIETTNLIGAENMGGYHLVYLPKYVTPDSPYARLPDAELIPEFLRHLRTMFPDLRDDDIAAIRVGRERYVEPLHPVGATDRIPPVVSPVAGLYLANTTQIYPALTNGESSVRFAQQVTAEVLQAARRRRERLEMVGVG, from the coding sequence ATGACACACATCGATATCGTTGGCGGTGGCATTCTAGGGCTTAGCATCGGCTACCGGCTCGCGCGCGCCGGCCGGCGCGTGCGCATCTGGGAGCGCGCGCCGACGCCCGGCGGCTTGATGGGCCGCATCCCCTTGCCTGAGCTTGGCATCGCGTGCGATCGCTACTACCACGCGATCCTTAATTCCGACCGGGAATTGATGCGACTCTTCGCCGATCTCGGCATCGGCGAGGACGAGCAGCGGCTCGTGACGACCAAGATGGGCTTCTTCCACGATGGCCGCTGCTACGGCATGTCCACACCGCTAGAGTTTCTATCGTTCCCGCCGCTCGGCCTGATCGACCGCCTCCGACTCGCCCTCACGATCGTGCACTGCCGGCGCATTCGAGACTGGCGCGCGCTGGAGCAGGTTCCGGTCGAACGCTGGCTCGAGTCGCTCAGCGGCCGGCGCACAACACGCGCCATCTGGGCGCCGCTGCTGCGCGCCAAGTTCGATAGCAGCTTCGACGACGTACCGGCGACCTATATCTGGTCGCGACTCGTGCGCATGACCGACACGCGCGATCGGCGGAGCAAGGAGCAGATGGTCTCCTTACGCGGCGGCTACATGACCCTGGTCGAGCGGCTGGTCGCGGCGATCGCAGCCGCCGGAGGTCAAGTTCGCTGCAGCGCGACGGTCGAACACGTAGCTGTGGCCGGCGGCGAAGTCGTCGGGCTGCGCATAGATGGCACAGAGATCGCCACCGATCATGTCATTCTGACGCTGCCAACGCCGCTGGCGCGACGACTCCTGCCACCACAAGCCGCCGCCGCCGATCACCAGTGGGCGCAGCTTGAGTCATACCTCGGCATCGTCTGTATGCTGCTGGTGCTGCGTCGCTCACTGACGCCCTACTACACGCTCAATATCACCGATCCACGCATACCGTTCACGGGCGTGATCGAGACCACCAACCTGATCGGGGCGGAAAACATGGGCGGTTACCATCTGGTCTATCTACCAAAGTACGTCACTCCCGACAGTCCCTACGCACGCCTGCCCGACGCCGAGCTCATTCCGGAGTTCCTGCGTCATCTCCGCACAATGTTCCCCGACCTGCGCGACGACGACATCGCAGCGATCAGGGTTGGGCGCGAACGGTATGTCGAGCCGCTGCATCCCGTCGGCGCGACGGATCGTATTCCGCCGGTGGTTAGTCCCGTTGCCGGCCTGTACCTGGCCAACACCACGCAGATCTACCCGGCGTTGACCAACGGCGAGTCATCGGTGCGCTTCGCCCAGCAGGTCACGGCCGAAGTACTGCAGGCCGCGCGTCGGCGACGCGAGCGATTGGAGATGGTGGGAGTCGGCTAA
- a CDS encoding EamA family transporter, translating to MGMIGLIMASTLLGVCGQTVLKLGMARLGPQSISGDGPLTILLRLAVSPYVIGGLLLYVSGTFFWLVAMSRTQLSYLYPFASLSYVLLMIVAWALFREHIPPLRLLGALIICIGVVLVARSA from the coding sequence ATGGGCATGATCGGCCTGATCATGGCCAGCACGCTGCTGGGCGTGTGCGGCCAGACGGTGCTCAAACTCGGCATGGCGCGTCTCGGTCCACAGTCGATCAGCGGTGACGGTCCACTAACGATCCTGCTGCGCCTCGCCGTCTCGCCCTACGTTATTGGCGGCCTGCTGTTGTATGTCAGCGGCACATTCTTCTGGCTGGTGGCCATGTCGCGCACACAGCTCAGCTATCTGTACCCCTTCGCCAGTTTGTCCTATGTTTTGTTGATGATCGTCGCCTGGGCGCTCTTTCGCGAGCATATTCCGCCACTGCGGCTGCTTGGCGCGCTGATCATCTGCATCGGCGTCGTGCTGGTAGCGCGCAGCGCATGA